Proteins from one Scleropages formosus chromosome 14, fSclFor1.1, whole genome shotgun sequence genomic window:
- the LOC114912212 gene encoding uncharacterized protein LOC114912212: protein MGQYRWEGPNDLLRNWTDQPIELQVSSSDSAYTCVVKNPVSEESSETFPAEHCFKGLFAHHGAVAAVVILVSVVLSVSGFLIGAHCMRRNSRRNGLRCDHVGKKDEETGLLQHYEEKINVVTEKNRELCSQNPSEDDGKTVGHIDSPAETQEKEGEKVAEVEEKVENRVSDTNTCLMAQNTPMDESKGLEDSEAAAAAASEEKEGKKGKNKKSRGIFAIRKPKKRNESAPGTVSVSVLLTYCQRSGFGQKTPAASMCNTVKLTRVCKYISWLLLLIFIV, encoded by the exons ATGGGACAGTATCGGTGGGAGGGGCCTAATGATTTGTTAAGGAACTGGACCGATCAGCCAATAGAGCTACAGGTCAGCAGCTCTGACTCCGCCTACACCTGTGTGGTGAAGAACCCTGTGAGTGAGGAGAGCAGCGAGACCTTTCCTGCCGAACACTGCTTTAAAG GGCTCTTTGCTCACCATGGTGCTGTTGCTGCCGTTGTCATTCTTGTGTCCGTCGTTCTCTCCGTTTCCGGTTTCCTCATTGGAGCCCATTGCATGCGCCGCAACAGCAGGAGGAACG GTCTGCGATGTGATCATGTAGGAAAGAAGGACGAGGAAACTGGACTGCTGCAGCATTATGAAG aaaaaataaatgtagttacagaaaaaaacagagagtTGTGCAGTCAAAATCCATCGGAGGACGACGGCAAGACGGTGGGACACATTGACTCACCTGCAGAGACtcaggagaaggaaggagaaaaagtgGCGGAAGTGGAAGAAAAGGTGGAGAACAGAGTATCAG acacaaacacatgtttGATGGCCCAAAATACACCAATGGATGAGAGTAAGGGACTAGAAGacagtgaagcagcagcagcagcagcgtctgAAGAGAAGGAAGGTAAAAAAGGGAAGAACAAGAAGTCAAGAGGAATTTTTGCTATAAGGAAGCCGAAGAAGAGAAATGAATCTGCTCCAGGTACAGTGAGTGTCTCTGTGCTCCTCACATACTGTCAGCGTTCAGGGTTTGGACAGAAAACACCTGCAGCCTCGATGTGCAACACCGTGAAACTCACccgtgtgtgtaaatatatatcttGGCTCTTATTACTCATCTTCATCGTTTAA